Proteins encoded by one window of Candidatus Sumerlaea chitinivorans:
- a CDS encoding Small HspC2 heat shock protein: protein MKFNKLVPWNWFKKEEEQERSFLPVRRDEFAWPDWPLANLHREIDRIFDEFFRGVGAPLARWDRLLAPVTQGGWFKPSVEIAANDKEYTVSVELPGVTEKDVTLEVVGDTLRISGEKKQEREEKGQNYYRSERTYGAFQRLLTLPEDANTDGIQAVFKNGVLTVTIPRKASAEGEAKRIEVKTS, encoded by the coding sequence ATGAAATTCAACAAGCTCGTTCCATGGAACTGGTTCAAAAAGGAGGAGGAACAGGAGAGGAGCTTTCTGCCGGTCCGTCGCGACGAGTTCGCATGGCCAGATTGGCCACTGGCGAACCTGCACCGCGAGATTGACCGGATCTTCGATGAGTTCTTCCGCGGGGTGGGTGCTCCTTTGGCTCGCTGGGATCGTCTCCTCGCGCCCGTAACCCAAGGTGGGTGGTTCAAGCCAAGCGTGGAAATCGCGGCCAACGACAAGGAGTATACCGTCAGCGTTGAGTTGCCGGGCGTGACCGAAAAGGACGTTACGCTCGAGGTGGTTGGCGACACGCTTCGGATCAGCGGCGAGAAGAAACAGGAGCGCGAGGAAAAGGGCCAAAACTACTACCGTTCGGAACGCACTTACGGCGCCTTCCAGCGGTTACTCACACTGCCGGAGGACGCAAATACGGATGGGATTCAGGCTGTATTCAAGAACGGCGTTCTGACGGTAACGATCCCGCGCAAGGCCTCTGCCGAAGGCGAGGCGAAGCGCATCGAGGTCAAAACGAGCTGA
- a CDS encoding Membrane protein, which translates to MILAAVGGVRWWKVRTCLAQASLLDVDADVQREHVSRATRWGHRAVTAVCVWAGLVILVSAFAPPLVYDVTEYHLGAFRDYGLEDRWQLRPVPHNMYARFPFPVEAIYFFGIFLDSGADFSPKLVNAAAVLGLVMLASRMLARWHVPLQWRRLACLAILAHPVLLEVSLDAYIDAPTALFVLASFYVLERAFGGFGPPVPRQVALCLLPLFGWFAGNALVTKYTVAQLYAVAGLIWGILVMIQARRARANRQEPGSHAEAADPCSEASVRRWLFLSAGCFCLPILLWLGKNVVYYGNPLEPFFVWLFRPTDSQAVLRERFYIESHYPQPLWSAAYWRTLSTRLEAFQWFLLAPLVTLPWIRPRPAGARMLTVVLLSYLAWNLIRYSQDRFLLASFVLVSVIAVDVLSRIPIRWLRWVGALGIAATSAANLLLHTVRVANGGEFAYLAHLSASPSAQAWEARGEFYKRNLGALGEIVARQAPPPSVATGVNSAGSHLLRPTDCVFLVYEARPYLFVCRTAYNTVFDDSVLLSFARGAKAPSEIDARLRSAGFTHVLVNREELRRFIHQYARPEQLEALGVTDVMREFPKIPTPEDLYPPFYLAPTWKADRSIVLAWLAELRKRAVWVGGSPPIDIYLAPIP; encoded by the coding sequence GTGATCTTGGCAGCCGTTGGGGGAGTGCGATGGTGGAAGGTGCGGACGTGCTTGGCGCAGGCGAGCTTGCTGGACGTCGACGCCGACGTCCAGCGAGAGCACGTCTCGCGGGCGACGAGGTGGGGCCATCGAGCAGTAACCGCCGTCTGCGTTTGGGCTGGGCTTGTGATTCTTGTGAGCGCCTTCGCTCCCCCTCTGGTATACGACGTGACGGAGTATCATTTGGGGGCATTCCGCGACTATGGCTTGGAAGACCGATGGCAGCTTCGCCCCGTCCCGCACAACATGTATGCCCGATTTCCATTTCCTGTCGAGGCGATCTACTTTTTTGGCATCTTTCTCGACTCGGGAGCAGATTTTTCACCCAAACTCGTCAACGCAGCGGCTGTATTGGGTTTGGTGATGCTGGCGAGCCGCATGCTGGCCCGCTGGCACGTGCCGCTGCAATGGCGACGGCTGGCCTGCCTCGCCATCCTTGCGCATCCCGTTCTGCTTGAGGTCTCCCTCGATGCCTACATTGATGCCCCGACCGCGCTTTTTGTCCTCGCAAGTTTCTATGTATTGGAGCGAGCCTTCGGCGGGTTTGGGCCTCCCGTTCCTCGGCAGGTGGCGCTGTGTCTGCTGCCGTTGTTTGGTTGGTTTGCCGGCAATGCGTTGGTGACCAAGTATACCGTGGCCCAACTCTACGCCGTCGCTGGGTTGATATGGGGAATCCTTGTGATGATTCAGGCGCGCCGCGCGAGGGCTAACCGGCAGGAGCCCGGAAGCCATGCTGAGGCCGCAGATCCTTGCTCAGAAGCGAGTGTGCGCCGCTGGCTTTTTCTCAGTGCTGGCTGCTTCTGCCTCCCCATCCTGCTTTGGCTTGGGAAAAATGTGGTCTATTACGGCAACCCACTCGAACCCTTCTTTGTATGGCTTTTCCGGCCAACGGATTCGCAAGCGGTGTTGCGCGAGCGATTCTACATTGAGTCGCATTACCCGCAGCCGCTTTGGTCGGCGGCCTACTGGCGGACGCTCTCCACCCGCTTGGAAGCGTTCCAATGGTTTTTGCTCGCACCGCTCGTGACGTTGCCGTGGATTCGGCCGCGTCCTGCCGGCGCGCGCATGCTCACGGTCGTCTTGCTGAGTTACCTCGCGTGGAATCTCATTCGCTATAGTCAGGATCGGTTCCTTCTTGCTTCGTTTGTGCTCGTGTCGGTCATCGCTGTAGATGTTCTAAGCCGAATTCCGATCCGCTGGCTACGTTGGGTTGGCGCACTCGGCATTGCTGCAACATCGGCTGCAAACCTGCTTCTCCATACGGTACGAGTTGCAAACGGCGGGGAATTCGCTTATTTAGCGCATCTAAGCGCGAGCCCAAGCGCACAGGCATGGGAAGCCCGTGGAGAGTTTTATAAGAGAAATCTCGGGGCGCTCGGCGAGATCGTCGCGCGGCAAGCACCGCCGCCCTCCGTCGCAACTGGAGTGAATTCTGCTGGCAGCCACCTTTTGCGCCCCACGGATTGCGTTTTCCTTGTGTACGAAGCCCGGCCGTATCTTTTCGTTTGTCGCACGGCGTACAACACGGTGTTTGACGACAGTGTGCTTCTTTCGTTCGCGCGAGGAGCAAAGGCGCCGTCAGAGATTGATGCACGTCTGCGGTCGGCGGGCTTCACCCATGTGTTGGTGAACCGCGAGGAGCTCAGGCGTTTCATCCATCAGTATGCACGCCCTGAGCAACTGGAAGCGCTGGGAGTCACGGACGTGATGCGTGAATTTCCAAAGATCCCCACGCCCGAAGATCTCTATCCACCATTTTATCTGGCTCCCACATGGAAGGCAGATCGCTCGATTGTCCTTGCTTGGCTGGCTGAACTCCGCAAGCGCGCTGTGTGGGTGGGAGGATCCCCGCCTATCGATATCTATCTTGCCCCGATTCCATGA